One Burkholderia sp. WP9 genomic window, ATTGGTTTTATTGGCCTTCGCGGGGGTGGTTGCTCGGTGAATCACTGCGTGTGGGGTTGTGTGACGAATAATACAACCTTGCATAGTCGCATGTGTCGTTTCACTGGCCCGTGACGGAGCGCAGCACAGTTAGTGACTGGAGCGGGGCGAGCGGTTTCACGCAGTACACGTCGAAGCCGGCCTCGACGGAGAGGGCGATGTCCTCACGAGAGCAGGGCGCAGTAAAAGCCACGAGTAGCATGTGGCGCGTTAGCGCAGCGACTACGGCGACAGGCTGCCATTGTCGGGCGACCGCACAAGCTGCGCCGGCGCCGAATACGCTACGAACTTCGAACCTGCACTGCTCGAGCAAGAGCTGAAACGCATCGCGTGTTCTGGTAGTCGTCGACTACCAGAACACGCGATGCGAAACTGCGCCCCGTTCAGCGACAACATGCAACATCAGGAAGTCATCGGTGCTGCCGTGGACCATGATGAGCCTCCCGGTCAAATGGCTCCGGGCCGTGTGAGACTGCCATGCCGCTGGAGGTAGCCATTCGTTCCGCCACGGCTGCACAGCATCACCAGCTTCACTGGTACCTCCCGAAACAAAAAGTGAACAACTCAGAGAAACCACTTATCGGACCGGCAGCAAGTCGGGGACGGGAGAACTCCAATGACTATGGCAAAGTCAGGTGGTCTGCGCTCGCACGTGTGACGAGGCGACAGGCTTATGAATGTGACTACCAGCCCGGGGGAGCTACTGACGTAGTGCCATTCGGGAGAGTCGGTGCAAGCGACGTCAGCGGGGGCACGGTTTCTGGCGTTTACAAGTCCAAGGCAATGAGCCTTATAACCATGGGAGGATATTGTCATGAAGAAAATTCTCGCGGCGGCGGGTGCAGCGTTTTTCTCGGTCGGTGTTGTCTGCGCGCAAACATCAGCCCCGGTTACGGCGCCTGTGTCGACGTCCGCATCGTCGGTTGTCGCTGCTCCCGGCTGCGCAGCGAAAGCAATTGATAAAAATGGGAAGCCGCTAGTGGGGGCGGCCAAGACCTCGTTCATAAAAAAGTGTGAAAGCGACAGTAAGGGTAATGCTGCGGCCGCATGTGAAACTAAAGCGGTGGGATAAGACGGCAAGCCGCTTGCCGGTGCGGCGAAGGCCTCGTTCATGAAAAAGTGTGAGGCCGACGCCGGCAAATAACCTCGCACTCCAAGAAGGCCGGGTAGATGCCGTCCTTTCAGCTAACGGGCCGGTCCGCGCCGCGCTGAAGGTTGCGCCCGGTCCCACGAAAGAGAGGAGGCCACTATTTCGTCGTACCGGTCGATGAAGAGACGCTGCGCAGCGATTGGGGCATGGCCCTCTGATGCATCTCGATACAACGGCGCGCCGGCCGGCCTCGGTCTTTTTCGTGGGCAGCGCTATCTGCTCTTTAACATCATCGCTTTCTCGAGCGCATCTGCAGAGACGTACCAATGTGCTCGGAGAAAGGTGCCGGCAGGGGGGCGATGGAGAAGAAAAGGCCGCCATCATTCGACGGCGGGTGACAAGGTAGTGACTACAGAGGAGACCGCTGGTACGTTAAGCGCTCCGACGAAAAAAGAAGCGCTCAGGCTCAGTGTGCATCGCGTCCGGCGGCACGGACAGCGAAGTAAACCCGCTCTCGACGAGGCATCCGGTCAAGAGTTATAAGTCCGGATTGAGGTCGCCATGGGGTTTTTCCGTCCAACCCCGCATCGGGGCATCCGGCCCGGGGGGCGGCTCGCGGCTCCAACCTGTTAGCCGGAGTGCTACTTCTTCCGGACTCCGAGGGCGTCCACGTTGCAGCTAATGAACCATGCAAGCGCGGGAGCCATCTGGGCGAGCGAAACCGAAGCGACTCGGCGCGTTGCGTCGTCCAGAACGGGCGCGGTGCGCATGGCGTCCACGCGCAGATACTGTAGACGGATGCATATCCCGAGAAATTGCCCCTTGTGGGATAAGCGTTTCCAGCTTGGGGCACACCCATAACGTGAAAAAAGCACACGCATAAGCCGGAAAAGTCCCGACTTCGGAAGAGCCACGCTAGGCACAGCGTCGGCTCCTTCTCCACCGCATCCCTGCGGTGAACACTGCTGTACAAAAAATCATCGAAGAATCATCCGGTTAGCCCGTGTTTTGGCTTAACATACAAAAAAGTATGCTATATAATTCGGGACAGAGTAGGGCTTCCATGGCTCGGCATTTGGAGCCGAGGGACTCCGTATCGGTGAAGAGGCGTGAAGCTTGGTTACGGCCCGGTATCGCGCGTGAGCTTGGCCTCGCAAAAAATCATAGAAAAATCATCTAGTTAGTGCGCGTTTTCGATTAACAAACAAAAAAGTACGCTATAGAACTATGGGTGGATGGGACTTCTACGGCCGCACTGAGCCCCTGGCTGAGCTGCGGCGGATTGTTGAATCGGGGCGGTGGTTTTTCTGCCGAATCGAAGGCCGCCGCCGCATTGGCAAAACGACCCTTCTTGGCGAGTTGGCCAAGACAGAGGCTGACCTCAGCAACCGGCTGGTGTACATGCAGGTGCCCGACTCTGACGAGCGGGACGTGGCATACACCCTCAGGCAAAGCCTGAGCGGTTGCGAACACGAGGAAGCTCGAAACCTTGCCACGAGCGTCACGAATTTCCCCACGATGGCGTCTGCCATCGGCAAGCTATGCGCTGCGGGTTTCATCGTCGTCCTCGACGAGTTCCAATACTTCACCCGCAGCAAACTACACGCCTTCAACTCCTTCCTGCAGGCCGAGGTCGACAAGCTTCGTGCAGCGCAGTTGAAGCACGGGGGTCTGTTCGTGCTCGGCTCCTTGCAGTCGGAGATGAACGCCCTGCTAGACGATAAGAGCGCGCCGCTTTACGGACGTGTAACTGCGCAGATTCCCCTTGACCACTGGGACTTCGAAGACCTGCTATCGGTGTTTGCCAGCCAGGGTGTCCAGCGGCCTGAGCAGTGGCTGACGCTGTGGACATTCTTCGAGGGTGTGCCGAAGTTCTATCACGACGCGTATGAGCAGGAACTGTTTGGCGTTGCGGCGTCGGAGTTCTCCTCCGAGCTTCTGCGTCGAATGTTTATTCGTAGTTCGAGTCCGCTCTCAGAGGAAGCGGACACCTGGTTCCTGCGGGAATTGCGGGGAAAAGCGGTCTCGGTCCTGCATTTTCTTGCAGACCATGCAGGCTGTGGCCATGCGGAGATTGTCGCCGCGCTTACGGACGAGGACGAGAAGCATGCCCTCGGAACACACATCTCGCGCCTCGTGGACCGCTACAAGATGGTCGACAAGCTCCAGCCCGTATTCTCGGACAGCAAGAGTCGAAACGCACGCTATTACATTGCGGACAACTTCCTTCAGGCGTGGCTGGCAGTTGCAAAGCCCGCCCGCGAAGAGGCGCGGCTAAAGCCACTTGAGAAAGTGATTGCTCCGGCCATGCGCCGGCTCGAAACGCTTGAAGGCTTTTCTTTCGAGAAACTGGTGCGTTCCCTGCACCTTGAGAGTTCCCGGAAAGGCAAGGGCGACTTTGAGCTGTCGGACCTGAAACTCGGCTATTGGAATCGGCCGAGGGATGTCTCGAAAGCAATCGAAATTGACCTGGTCGCCTATGACGAACCAAACAAGAAGGTCCGGTTCGGGTGCTGCAAGAGGTCGCCCAGTGCACACAACCTCCCCGTCTTTGAGCGGCACGTCAACGCGTTCCTTCAGACCAACGGGCACAAGCATCTGGCCGGCTGGGAGCGAGAGATGGTGCTGTTCTCCCCTGTATTTTCAGAGCAAGACCGGGCACATTACCAAGGCAAAGGGTACATGACCCGCGATTTGGTCGACTACGCCAGCATGTTTGGCAACGCGCCTGGCGCGCAGCGCGAGCAATAGCGCATGGGAGCGGCTCGCCCGCTCCGCACCCTGGCTGCCCGTGTTCGAATAATTGCGTGTAGATAGCGTGCCGCCGGCCCCGCATTGGGGAAAACATGACTGAAGCCCCATAAGTTTCTCAACTTATGGGTCCGTTTTTCTCAGGTTATGCGTCTATCGACAGATACGCTGCGAAGTCGACGTTCGTCTGAGCCAGTGAGACGAGCGCAAAGGCCGCCGACTTCGCGCGATGAGCGTCGGCATTTTCGCTTGGCGACGTTTCGTCAATCGATTTGAGCAACTTAGCGAGGTCGCGCATCGAATTCCGCAGGCGCCAGGCTGGGTACGAAGGCCGCCGCGCGAGAAACAGAAAGCGTTTCCCGGTGTCACGTCCGAGCGCAATAGCTGCGCTTTCGCTCTGCAGATAGACCTCTTCCAGCGCCGGAATGAGTTCAATGTGGTCGTCGATAAACTGGGTGGTGCGAAGGCTTTGTGGCACTGTGTCCCGCTGGAAAGCAACGCACTTCTGAGGTCCATTGCTATCGTCCCGTCCGGGCGCGCCAGCTAATGCGGTATCGGCTAGCAACAGGAGTATTGTCAGCAGTACCCGTCCGATTACTGTCGCCATACGCCCTCTCCGGTTTTATCCCGTCAGCTTATTGATGTGGTTCTGTGCTGTTCGTTGCTGCGCACACACTTTGTATGCAGTTCAATGGGTCTAGAACGAAGCAGTAGTTGCCCGAAAGCAACGCTCCCTGAAACTCTGGTCGGATTGCATTCATGTCTTCGCCATGCTCTTGTTCGTTCATGCCGTTTCCATAGTGCGATTTTCATGAAGCGCTCCCGGCCGTCCGGCTCACCGTCGGCTTCATTCATCCGGATAGTTCCCGCGCTAAAGTTTTGTCGTGACCGGTCGATAATATGCGTATTGGGGGATTTCGTCGTGGCTCGAAAGTTGCCGCTATTTGCGGTAAGACCGGCTCATCCAGGATGGCTGGCTAAATGGTTGCTCCGGGTCAATCTGCTGTTGTGATACCAAGCGTGGGAAAAACGTGAATAATGAATTTGAAGCGGTGCGGATAACAGAACTGGCGGAATCGGATGCCGAACGTCTGGATGAAGTGCCTTTTGGCGTTATCGGATTTACGTCGGATGCAACTGTCACGGTATATAACGCCACCGAATCGAGGAACGCCGGATTGAGGCCGCAGCGGGTGTTGGGGAAACATTTCTTCGGAGAGGTTGCGCCATGCATGAACAACTTCATGGTTGCGCAGCGCTTTGATGACGAAGACGTGCTCGATGACATCATTCCCTACGTCCTGACCTTGCGCATGCGCCCGACGCCGGTGCGGCTCAGACTGCTGAAGGCGCCGAGGTGCGCGACCCGCTTTGTGCTGATTGAGCGGAAGGCGACGAATTGAGGGCGCCGGACACAGACACTAACGACCTCGAGTCTGAGTACGAGGCGTTACTCTCGTTCATGTATCTGTCCCCGGTCGGGATTGTCCGCAGCGACAAATCAGGCCTCGTTGACATGATGAACCCTCTTGCCGCGCAGCTTCTGATGCCTCTGGTAAAAGGCGATGGTGTCGAGAATATTTTCGACAGCCTTGCGTCGGTCGCCCCAGAGCTTCGCAACCTGGTGGCCAGTTTTGAGGCCGAGCGGGGGGCTGTGTGTGAAAACCATCGGGTGTTTGTGACGCCAGCCAGGGATGGTGCTGTAGTCCTGGCATGTTCCATCATCAAGGTGGGCGCGAATCTGCTGATGACGGTTCTGACGGACATTTCCCGGCAGGTCGCCGCTGAGCGTCGGGCGCGTCAGACCGAGGCGTGGCTCGCTGGAATTTACACGAGTGTCAACGATTTCGCGTTCTTCACGCTTGACGCTCAGGGCTGCATCGAAAGCTGGAATCCATCGGTTGAACAGTTGACAGGCTTTGCCGAGGCGGATGTCGTCGGCAGCGCGCTCTCGCGTTTTTACGCCCGCGACGAAATTGATTCGCACCGTTCACCCGAGCACATCGCGCTAACGCGCGACGAGGGTTGGCATGTCGAGGAGTGCTGGTGCGAAACCAGGACCGGCCGGCGCTACTGGGGGCAAATTCTCGTCGCTGTGCTGCGTGAGGAGGAAGGTGATATCTCAGGGTATTCGGTGGTCCTGAGGGACGTCACGGAGCGCAAGGTAACCAGCGATAACCTCGCGCGTCTGCTTACGACCGACCATCTGACCGGCGTATCAAGCCGCGCTCACTTCTTCGAAATTGCGGGGTCAGAAGTTGCTCGCGCCCAAAGGCACAATCGGCCACTGTCGGTTGTCATGCTGGACGCGGATTTCTTCAAGCGTATAAACGATACGGCCGGGCATCAGGCGGGGGACGAGGTTTTGAAACGGATTGCTTGCGAAGCGAAGGGGCTGGTACGGACGTCCGACACGGTCGCGAGGCTTGGCGGTGAGGAATTCATTCTGATGCTGCCGTCTACTACCACCAGCGAGGCAATAGCGGTCGCCGAGCGACTGCGCGTTGCCGTCGAGTGCGCACGTATTGACACAGCAGTCGGACAACTGAAGGCGACAGTTAGTCTTGGCGTCGCAAGTCTAAGTCGTGCAAACGCGACGCTCGAGGGCTTGTTGGCTGCCGTTGACCGCGCCCTCTATGACGCGAAGAGGGCTGGGCGAAACTGCGTCCGTGGCGGGTTTGCGGAGCCAACGGACGTAGCCTGTTCCACCTGCGAAGAAGGTAGTGCAGGTCAAAAGTGACCGCTGCCCGGCGACGGGGCCAACGGTCGCAATCCTAACCAGCAATCATTGGCGGCGTTAGACAGAGATGGATTCGTTGAAGATTCATAGCCGCGACGGGAGTAACGGACAATCGCAAAAATGTTCCGGGTGCAGGCACGCAACGCCATTGCCTGTCGAGATTGATTTCGCGTTTCAGCCCATCGTCGATGTGAGCGCCAAGGCCGTGTTTGCATGCGAGGCGCTCGTGCGTGGTGCGCACGGGGAATCCGCGCATTCGGTGCTGTCACAAATCGATGACGCGAAGAAGTATCAGTTCGACCAGCATTGCCGACAGGTTGCTGTTGCCAGGGCCGCCGCGCTAGGTCTTGACGCGTTTCTCTCCATCAATTTCATGCCCAACGTAGTCTATAGGCCGGAGGTGTGCATAAGGAGCACCCTGGACGCTGCGCAGAAGCATGGCTTCCCGATTGAAAAAATCATATTCGGGACGGTTGAGGGCGAACACTTGGCCGACCGCTCTCATCTCGTCGAGATTTTCAGGGCATACAAGAAATTTGGTTTCCTGACAGCAATTGATGATTTCGGAGCCGGTTACTCGGGACTCGCGCTCCTCGTGGATTTCCAGCCCGACATTATCAAGCTCGACATGGAACTCCTCCGCGGCATCGACAATGACTCGGTGCGTCAGCGCATCGTACGAGGCGTGATATCAATATGTGACGACCTCGGCATCCGCGTGGTCGCGGAGGGCGTTGAAACCAAAGGGGAGCGTGACTTCTTTGTTGCACATGGCGTCAGCCTGATGCAAGGCTACTTCTTCGCGAAACCCGGTTTCAAATCGATTCCGGAAATCGATACGGCCGCGTATTTTCCGTAACGGTAAATATGGTCACGTAGCCGCTGGCGTAAAAAGGCCCTGACGCGGCTTCCTGGTGCGGCGAGCACCCTTGCCGAGCGCGTCTCCTGCGGTTGAGCGGTGCCGTGCAGAAGGTTGGCGCGGAACTGTTCAAGCTTCGCTTAGGTGCGACATCAAGCTTAATGCGGAGCGGGTTACGCCGAAGAATTTTGTGACGACAGCAACATCATTTCTGAGGGCGAGCAATTCGTTGGCGGCAGCGCGCGCACGTCGGACCGATGCGAAACCCGCGAAGAACATTCTGACCACGAGCGGGTCAAAATGTGTGCCGCTATCGGCAGCAATGATTGCATTGGCGTCATCGTCGGTCATCTTCGTGCGGTATACCCTCGGCTCCGTCATCGCATCGAAGGCATCTGCGACAGCCACGATTCGGGCGGCCAGAGGTATGCTCGGGCCTGCCAGGCCGAGCGGATATCCGCCGCCATCGAATCGCTCATGGTGGTGGCGCGCCACCTGCGAGGCAAGCTGAATGAGCGGGTCCGAACTGCCTGCAAGAAGGTCCGCGCCGATGGCCGAATGGCGCTCCATGATGCTCCGCTCCTCGCCGTTTAACTTTCCGGGCTTCAGCAATACTTCGTCCGGGATGCCAAGCTTTCCGATGTCATGCACGGGCGTAACCAGGCGTATGCGTTTCCGTTCGAGGGCATCCAGGCCCACCAAATCCGCCAGGCAGTCTGCGATGAAGGCGGTTCGAATAAGATGGCCGGCAGCTTGGGGATAGCGCGCGCAGCCGGCGAGAGTCAAGCTTGCTAGAGTTACCACGACGGGGTATTTCACATTCACGACTGAACTTTAATTCGACAGGCGTTGGCGACAATCATCAAACCGGACTGGCAATTCAGCGAGACTTTGCCCTTCATGTTCTGAAGACCTGAGCGCAGGGCGCGGCTAAAGGGTGGTGTTCCTGCTGGGTGCGCTGAAGGGCGGCCTGTAGTCGCCGACGGAAGATTCTATTGGCCGGGTTTTACGCCTTTGTTGGTGCGGTTCCAGAAAAAGGCGAGCGTTAATTCTGGACAATCCTGAAAATTCTTTGGAATGTATTTTATCGCCGAATGCGCTTCGATGCAGCGGCCTCGAAGTGAAGGCGTTTTTGTTGGCGACGCTGGAGTCTTCTATCGACCCGCTGACTTACCCTACCGAAAGCTGCGAAGTTCGCGCTTGACGGCTCTGTTGTCAAGGTACTGGTCAGTAGCGGCGGTGGTTTGTTGACGGTCGCTGTCACCGACGAGGGGCCGGATGCCGATGCGCAAGAGGCGACGCTCATCTTTGAGATGCTCGCGCAGGGAAAGGGGAACGCTTCGTCGGGCGGTCTGGGAATCGGCCTATCGCTGGTGAGGCAAATCGCTAAGGTCATGGGAAAGATGTGCGCCGATGATGGCCGCGAGTTCTACCCGGCCTTCGTCTGTGGCGAGATAGGCGATATCGCCTGTCCAGACCTGGGTCGGTGCGGTTGCAGTGGCGGTGCGCTCGAGCACATCGCCCAGCTCGGCGTGTTGCGCTCGCCTGTGTCGCTTGCCCGTCTCTACTGTCGTCGGGGCTCGGCCGAATGGCTGACACAGTCGCGACGCGGCCGTGCCGGCCGTGTCGACGTCGCTCCGTGTCGCGGCGTGGGACTTCCTCTTCCCGCTCGAAGCTCATCCCTCCGCAGCAAGTTTCGACAGGAATTCAAGATTCTGAAGGACTAATCGTCCGCGGCCGACTCGAATCAACACATGCGCAGAGTCACGCCGCTACTGCGACGCGCAGGCTGTTCCGCGCATGCGGACCCGCGCCGGTTCCGCCCGGGCGCACCTCAGGCCCGCACCTGCCCCGGCGCATCACCAAGGATGCGTAGCTTCTCGTCGATGTCTGCGAGGGGCTGACCGGACGCTCGAACTTCTGCCACAAGCCTGTGGCCAGCCGACCGGCAGTTCGTGAGCGTTTCGTGCAGTTGCGGATTCGCCTGAAGGATGCTCACGGCTTTTTCAAGTTCGTCAGGTCGCTCGCTCAGCATGGAAGCGACAACTTCTTCGGGAGGTATCTGCGAGGCGTGGCTCAATAGCTGGGTCATCCAGTCGGACGCGTACATCGCTACATGTCGCTCACCACGAAGCGCTTCCGCCTGTTCCAGAGCAGCAAGGCTCGGCCGGTTCTTCTGAACGGCGGAGCGCCACACCGCCATGACGTCGCCACGAAGTTCGGCAATTGCGCTGGCGAGCGCCGCATTCTGGCCGCCCGCGAGAATGCGACGGTCCTCCAGCTTGTCCAGGCGCTCCCGAAGGTTGCTGAGAAACGGATGCCAGTTGGAGGGGCGTTCGCCTTGACTCAAGAACTCACGGGCAACCTGGGCCAGCTCCTCGTGGATGTCCGCCAGTGCCCGGTTATCAGCAATACGGGCTTCGTACACATCGCCGGAAGTGACCATCCGACGGTGCAGCGGAAACAGAGGATTGTTGTAGCGGCGTTGCAGATGCCGTTCGACCGCGCCGGGCTGAGCGCTCCATTTCCAGTTTCGCAGGGACAGCGCGTCGAAAGCAACCGCCTCAATCATGGGTCTGAAGACCGCAAGCGCCTGCTCTGTGGCGTAGCGGAGACAGTCCGCAAGTTTGAAGTCATTGCCCTCGAGGTCGGCACTGCCTTGCCCAGAATAGGGAGACCCCGGTGCCTGCCTTAGGAGGCCCGTCGCCAGAAAAAACTCCATCGGCAGGTCGACCGACTGGCCGTCCTGTTTGACGCTCCGCTGCCCGACCGGCGTAGCCTCGAACGAGTGTACGAGACGATTCTCCAGTTCAAGGAGGTCGTTGAGGACGTCCCCCGTTGACGCTTTCGCCTCGTCTGCAAGCAGGCAGAACGAGTCGCGCGCCATTTCCGCAGCGATAACGCCATGCTTTTCTGCGAAGAGCCAAAACCAGATTGCAAGCTGATAGCCTTTTGCGCCACTTTGTGCAGTGGTAGCAACGGCCGGGGCGAATACAATGCCGGGCGCCTGCCAGGTCGAAAACGGCGGGGCGTCGGCGCGCATGAGCATGCCTGACAGAAGACGCAGTGCTTCGTGCGTGTCGGTCGGCCAAGGTGACGCCGCGGCAGCGGGGCGCTTCTCTATCTTCCAGAACTTCCAGGCCACAGTATCCTCACCATTGTAAGGTCGCGACGGTATCGGAAATCCGCGCGGCGCCACGTGGCACCCATTCGCCGCGGCACGGAAAGCGCAGCGCAGGGAGCATATTTGCACACTCCAAAGAGGGCGTAAACCGTCTTTCGACGCAGCGTCACTGTGACGGCAGCGAAATGCTGAGCCTGCATCTTTAGGGTGACCGTGGCGCGCAAATCCGGTAAGCGAACAACCGCTATCGAATCTCGCCGGCATCCGCTCAAAATCACCGGATTGAACGAGCACTATCCACGTGCGTGCGAACCATGTCCGCCTGAGCCAGGTGTTGGGCAACCTACTTTCAAACGCGGCGAAATATACACTTGTCCGTGGCACATTGAACTGAACGTAAGCGCTGGGTCAAACGGCCCGAGCGACGATTCATCGGGGTTGATTGTTATTGGAGGCAAAGATAGTGGCATGAGCATCGACAGTGAGGTGTCGCCAGGCGTATTCGATTTATTCGAGCAGTCCGCCTGGCAACGCGCGTTCTGAGGGACTTTGGGGAACGGACTGGCGGTTGCAAAGCGGATGGTCAAGCGTCGCGCGCGGCAAGTTGCCCACCATTGTCTGCCTAGTCGGGGCCAGCAGACAGCAATTCATATAGCCGCTGTGAGACGATGATATGCGACGGGGCGTCCCGTCGTGAACACGAGCGGGTGACTCCTAGGTCGATGGTGTGGGCACGCCTCTGTAAATACAAATGGCGTGCCCTGCGCTTCTCGGGTTTCGACCGCCGTCCACACCAGGCATAGCTGGCGCTGCGGCGCCACCGCTCAGCGCCTTCAAAATGACGCTCTTAGAGGGAACGTGCGCGGCCTCGGTTGATGAGCCGCAAGAAAGCGAGCAGGATAACCGCGCCAATCAGCGCCGTAATCAGCGAGCCGATGATGCCGCTCCCCAGGTGCAAACCGAGCGCCCCGCCAAGCCAGCCTCCTATAGAGGCCCCGACAATTCCTGCGATAATATCTACGACAATGCCGAAGCCGCCGCCGTCAACAATATGACCCGCCAGAGCGCCAGCGATGCCTCCGATAATCAGCCAGAAAATGATTCCGTGTGAGACCGGGTCCATGCTTCTCCTCCTATAAGGCCGAATCCGCGTTAGCGACGAGCAAGCAATCCGATGATAAGTCCGCCGATGAGCGCCATCGTGACCGCTTTCCACGGAGCCTCATGAACGTAATCGTCGGTCGATTCAGAGACGACACGGCACTTCCTCCTGACCACCTCCCGTGCACCAGCAAGCTTGTCCTTCAGGTCGGACAGCGTTCCGGCAACGTTCGCTTCTTCTCCGGCGCTGCCGCCGGCCTCCGCTGACGAGCCCCTGTCGTGTTGAGACGAACCGGCGGAACTCGCCGGGGCAGGCGAGGTGGGCGAGAATCCGGCTGCCGGGGCAGTGAGTTGATGCGACTCCGCCATTTGAACCTCCATCTTTTGTTTAAGCGGTTCAGCGGACAGCAAGTGATGTGCCTCACAAAGAATTCTGAACTCGGGCGGAAGATTGCTGGCGGCGACGCTCGCTCCGGTCCTCCCTCGCGACGTGTGCAGATGCGTGTGACGAGGCCTGGCGGCTTTCACAATTTCGCTTTGAATGGCGGCACACGGATTTTGACTGTCAGGGTACAAACCAGCCGGCGCTCTCGGTTGTCCACCTCTCTACAATGTTCCGAAACCCACGCACCTCGAAATATTCGGTTTC contains:
- a CDS encoding ATP-binding protein encodes the protein MGGWDFYGRTEPLAELRRIVESGRWFFCRIEGRRRIGKTTLLGELAKTEADLSNRLVYMQVPDSDERDVAYTLRQSLSGCEHEEARNLATSVTNFPTMASAIGKLCAAGFIVVLDEFQYFTRSKLHAFNSFLQAEVDKLRAAQLKHGGLFVLGSLQSEMNALLDDKSAPLYGRVTAQIPLDHWDFEDLLSVFASQGVQRPEQWLTLWTFFEGVPKFYHDAYEQELFGVAASEFSSELLRRMFIRSSSPLSEEADTWFLRELRGKAVSVLHFLADHAGCGHAEIVAALTDEDEKHALGTHISRLVDRYKMVDKLQPVFSDSKSRNARYYIADNFLQAWLAVAKPAREEARLKPLEKVIAPAMRRLETLEGFSFEKLVRSLHLESSRKGKGDFELSDLKLGYWNRPRDVSKAIEIDLVAYDEPNKKVRFGCCKRSPSAHNLPVFERHVNAFLQTNGHKHLAGWEREMVLFSPVFSEQDRAHYQGKGYMTRDLVDYASMFGNAPGAQREQ
- a CDS encoding phosphonate transporter, which produces MNNEFEAVRITELAESDAERLDEVPFGVIGFTSDATVTVYNATESRNAGLRPQRVLGKHFFGEVAPCMNNFMVAQRFDDEDVLDDIIPYVLTLRMRPTPVRLRLLKAPRCATRFVLIERKATN
- a CDS encoding diguanylate cyclase — protein: MYLSPVGIVRSDKSGLVDMMNPLAAQLLMPLVKGDGVENIFDSLASVAPELRNLVASFEAERGAVCENHRVFVTPARDGAVVLACSIIKVGANLLMTVLTDISRQVAAERRARQTEAWLAGIYTSVNDFAFFTLDAQGCIESWNPSVEQLTGFAEADVVGSALSRFYARDEIDSHRSPEHIALTRDEGWHVEECWCETRTGRRYWGQILVAVLREEEGDISGYSVVLRDVTERKVTSDNLARLLTTDHLTGVSSRAHFFEIAGSEVARAQRHNRPLSVVMLDADFFKRINDTAGHQAGDEVLKRIACEAKGLVRTSDTVARLGGEEFILMLPSTTTSEAIAVAERLRVAVECARIDTAVGQLKATVSLGVASLSRANATLEGLLAAVDRALYDAKRAGRNCVRGGFAEPTDVACSTCEEGSAGQK
- a CDS encoding EAL domain-containing protein, with translation MDSLKIHSRDGSNGQSQKCSGCRHATPLPVEIDFAFQPIVDVSAKAVFACEALVRGAHGESAHSVLSQIDDAKKYQFDQHCRQVAVARAAALGLDAFLSINFMPNVVYRPEVCIRSTLDAAQKHGFPIEKIIFGTVEGEHLADRSHLVEIFRAYKKFGFLTAIDDFGAGYSGLALLVDFQPDIIKLDMELLRGIDNDSVRQRIVRGVISICDDLGIRVVAEGVETKGERDFFVAHGVSLMQGYFFAKPGFKSIPEIDTAAYFP
- a CDS encoding HD domain-containing phosphohydrolase is translated as MNVKYPVVVTLASLTLAGCARYPQAAGHLIRTAFIADCLADLVGLDALERKRIRLVTPVHDIGKLGIPDEVLLKPGKLNGEERSIMERHSAIGADLLAGSSDPLIQLASQVARHHHERFDGGGYPLGLAGPSIPLAARIVAVADAFDAMTEPRVYRTKMTDDDANAIIAADSGTHFDPLVVRMFFAGFASVRRARAAANELLALRNDVAVVTKFFGVTRSALSLMSHLSEA
- a CDS encoding tryptophan leader peptide, encoding MAWKFWKIEKRPAAAASPWPTDTHEALRLLSGMLMRADAPPFSTWQAPGIVFAPAVATTAQSGAKGYQLAIWFWLFAEKHGVIAAEMARDSFCLLADEAKASTGDVLNDLLELENRLVHSFEATPVGQRSVKQDGQSVDLPMEFFLATGLLRQAPGSPYSGQGSADLEGNDFKLADCLRYATEQALAVFRPMIEAVAFDALSLRNWKWSAQPGAVERHLQRRYNNPLFPLHRRMVTSGDVYEARIADNRALADIHEELAQVAREFLSQGERPSNWHPFLSNLRERLDKLEDRRILAGGQNAALASAIAELRGDVMAVWRSAVQKNRPSLAALEQAEALRGERHVAMYASDWMTQLLSHASQIPPEEVVASMLSERPDELEKAVSILQANPQLHETLTNCRSAGHRLVAEVRASGQPLADIDEKLRILGDAPGQVRA
- a CDS encoding GlsB/YeaQ/YmgE family stress response membrane protein, whose product is MDPVSHGIIFWLIIGGIAGALAGHIVDGGGFGIVVDIIAGIVGASIGGWLGGALGLHLGSGIIGSLITALIGAVILLAFLRLINRGRARSL
- a CDS encoding DUF883 domain-containing protein; translated protein: MLSAEPLKQKMEVQMAESHQLTAPAAGFSPTSPAPASSAGSSQHDRGSSAEAGGSAGEEANVAGTLSDLKDKLAGAREVVRRKCRVVSESTDDYVHEAPWKAVTMALIGGLIIGLLARR